The following DNA comes from Flavobacterium sp. N3904.
GATTGGCATTCTTGACATTATCTTTGGCTTTCTGAACTGCAGATGGTGCTTTGTCATAGCCTTTTATCGTATAATGAAATTCGCGGACACGCTTCAACAAACTGTCCTGAATACTATCAAACAGATCATTGTCCCAATCATTCCATTTTTCGAAAGCAAATTCTTTGCGGTTAATGTTTGCCGGAATATTACATGCAATCATCGCTGCTTCTGCCAAAAATGTTCCAGATCCACACATCGGATCCAAGAAATCCGTCTGACCGTCCCAACCCGAAAGCAACAAAATACCAGCTGCCAAAACCTCGTTAATTGGAGCTATATTCGTAGCTGTTCTGTAACCACGTTGATGCAATGAATTACCAGAAGTGTCTAATGCTACCGAAACCTGATCTTTATCAATATGAATATTAATTCTTAAATCCGGAAAAGCCTTATCAATACTCGGACGCTGACCTGTTCTTTCACGAAATTGATCCACAATTGCATCTTTACATTTTTGAGACACAAACTCAGAGTGGTTAAAATACTCCGAATGCACCGTTGCATCAATCACAAAAGTCTGATTGGCATTGATATATTTAGACCAATTGGTGCCTCTTATCCCTTTGTATAACGATTGTTCGTCTCTTGCTTTAAAAAAATAAATTGGTTTCAAAATCTTCAAGGCGGTACGCAAAGACAAATTTGCTTTGTACATAAAACCTTTATCTCCCTTAAAACTGACCATTCTCACCCCCTGCTCCACATCCTGTGCGCCCAGCATTGTCAACTCTTTTGCCAGTATTTCTTCAAAACCGAAAAAGGTTTTGGCAATCATCTTAAAATTCTCCATCTGTCTTTATAAATTCCAATATTAAAATTGCGTATTTCAAACATCCTAAACGGTTTGAAATAGTATATTTTCTGCAAAAATACACTAAATTTGCGGGACTTAAATTAATTGAAAAAGAATAAATGTCCGATTCTACAAATAACAAAACACAAATTACCAATTCAAATCCAGAAAATTGGTTTGCCTCATGGTTCGACAGTCCCTATTATCATATACTTTACAAAGAAAGAAACTATAGAGAAGCGCAGTTGTTTATGGACAATCTAACGCATTACCTCAATCTACCCGAAAAAGCCAAAGTGCTTGATCTGGCTTGCGGAAAAGGCCGTCATTCCATCTACTTAAACCAATTGGGATTCAACGTTATTGGTGCCGATTTATCAGAGAACAGCATTTTGGAGGCTCAAAAAAATAGCAACGAAACACTGCATTTTCAAGTACACGATATGCGAGAAACATTCGAAGATAAATTTGATGCTATATTCAATTTGTTTACCAGTTTTGGTTATTTCGAAAACGACGAGGACAATCTCACCACACTAAAAGCCATCAAAGAGAGTTTAACCGAATATGGCTTTGCCGTAATCGATTTTATGAACGTGACCAATGTTCTCAATACTTTGGTACCCGAAGAAATAAAACAGGTCGATGGAATCGATTTTTATATCAAACGTTATTTAAAAGAGGGTCATATTTATAAAGAAATTGATTTTGAAGATCAAGGTCAGAAATATCATTTTATCGAAAAAGTAAAAGCGCTTACGCTAAAAGACTTTGAAGAAATGATGGAAGAAGCCGGTATCTTTTTATTGGATATTTTTGGTGATTACAAACTAAAAAAATTCCACAAAACCGAAAGCGAAAGATTAATTATGATTTTTAAATAATGTTCAATCGTGTAATTATTTAACCGATTAAATAATTACACGATTAAACATTTAAACCACCAAATAAACGATCAACAAAAAAATGAATTACCTTTTACCCTTACTTTCTGTACTTCTTGGTTATTTCATCGCTTTATTTTTGAAACCAAAAAGCAAAACCAACCTTAAACTATTACTGGCGTTTAGTGGTTCGTTTCTGCTTTCGCTTACGGTAATGCACCTTTTGCCTGAAGTCTACAAAAGTAAAAACCACAACATCGGACTTTTTATAATGTTGGGGATTTTGTTCCAAATCATATTGGAATTTTTCTCCAAAGGTGCCGAGCACGGTCACGTACACGGCCATGCCAAAATGTACCAAATTCCGTGGTTGCTATTCATCAGTCTTTGTATTCACGCCTTTCTCGAAGGATTTCCGGTTAGCCATCATCATGATTTAGCGATAGGGATAGCAATTCATCATTTACCGATTGCTATTATTTTGACCTCGTTTTTCGTCAGTTCCAGTCTTAACAGAAATGCAATCTTTTTGTTCATGATCACTTTTGCCGTTATGACTCCTCTTGGCACTGTTGTATCCGACTTTATACCGCAATTGAACGATTATTATTCAGAGATTACCGCCGTAGTTATTGGTATATTATTCCATATTTCATCTACTATTATTTTTGAAAGCAGCGAAGGTCACAAATTCAATATCGCCAAAGTATCAATGATTGTGATAGGAATTTTTCTGGCTTATTTCCTGTAAAACATTCAACTTTATTGTTCTAACATTGACACAC
Coding sequences within:
- a CDS encoding THUMP domain-containing class I SAM-dependent RNA methyltransferase, which codes for MENFKMIAKTFFGFEEILAKELTMLGAQDVEQGVRMVSFKGDKGFMYKANLSLRTALKILKPIYFFKARDEQSLYKGIRGTNWSKYINANQTFVIDATVHSEYFNHSEFVSQKCKDAIVDQFRERTGQRPSIDKAFPDLRINIHIDKDQVSVALDTSGNSLHQRGYRTATNIAPINEVLAAGILLLSGWDGQTDFLDPMCGSGTFLAEAAMIACNIPANINRKEFAFEKWNDWDNDLFDSIQDSLLKRVREFHYTIKGYDKAPSAVQKAKDNVKNANLDEYIKIEEKNFFDTEKTSEGKLHIVFNPPYDERLDIHMEEFYKSIGDTLKKNYPGTNAWFITANLEALKYVGLKPSRKIKLFNASLEARLVKYEMYEGSKRTKFQTVPDGAE
- a CDS encoding class I SAM-dependent methyltransferase; protein product: MSDSTNNKTQITNSNPENWFASWFDSPYYHILYKERNYREAQLFMDNLTHYLNLPEKAKVLDLACGKGRHSIYLNQLGFNVIGADLSENSILEAQKNSNETLHFQVHDMRETFEDKFDAIFNLFTSFGYFENDEDNLTTLKAIKESLTEYGFAVIDFMNVTNVLNTLVPEEIKQVDGIDFYIKRYLKEGHIYKEIDFEDQGQKYHFIEKVKALTLKDFEEMMEEAGIFLLDIFGDYKLKKFHKTESERLIMIFK
- a CDS encoding ZIP family metal transporter, which encodes MNYLLPLLSVLLGYFIALFLKPKSKTNLKLLLAFSGSFLLSLTVMHLLPEVYKSKNHNIGLFIMLGILFQIILEFFSKGAEHGHVHGHAKMYQIPWLLFISLCIHAFLEGFPVSHHHDLAIGIAIHHLPIAIILTSFFVSSSLNRNAIFLFMITFAVMTPLGTVVSDFIPQLNDYYSEITAVVIGILFHISSTIIFESSEGHKFNIAKVSMIVIGIFLAYFL